A single genomic interval of Antarcticibacterium arcticum harbors:
- a CDS encoding 2Fe-2S iron-sulfur cluster-binding protein — MSDIKITIIDREGEAHLVDAPTDMNMNLMEVIRAHELAPEGTLGICGGMAMCASCQCYMLSHDHLLPEKKYEEEDMLDQAFFVQENSRLSCQIFINKELEGLEVKIAPEAT; from the coding sequence ATGTCTGATATTAAGATCACCATTATTGACCGGGAAGGGGAAGCACACCTAGTAGATGCTCCTACAGATATGAATATGAATCTCATGGAGGTGATTCGCGCTCACGAGCTTGCACCTGAAGGGACTTTGGGGATTTGTGGCGGAATGGCCATGTGTGCCTCCTGCCAGTGTTATATGCTGAGTCATGATCATTTGCTTCCTGAAAAGAAATATGAAGAGGAAGATATGCTGGACCAGGCATTTTTTGTTCAGGAAAACAGCAGGCTTAGTTGCCAGATCTTCATAAATAAGGAACTGGAAGGCCTAGAAGTTAAGATTGCCCCGGAAGCTACCTAA
- a CDS encoding ferritin-like domain-containing protein produces MKYAEEVADKLNNLLEKNYDTEKGYKYAAENVENPELKSFFNERAQERYDFGHELKSEIRNFGESPEKGSSFTGDVMRSWMNLKSHISPNKEEAILEETIRGEKAAVEEYNEVMKDVDMPPSTQNVLMKQRNAITAALNKVQSLELRASNK; encoded by the coding sequence ATGAAATATGCTGAAGAAGTTGCAGATAAGTTAAACAACTTGCTGGAAAAAAATTATGATACTGAAAAAGGGTATAAATATGCTGCCGAAAATGTAGAGAATCCGGAATTGAAATCATTCTTTAATGAAAGAGCACAAGAACGATACGATTTTGGCCACGAGTTAAAATCTGAAATTAGAAATTTTGGAGAAAGCCCTGAAAAAGGTTCCAGTTTTACCGGAGATGTGATGCGGTCCTGGATGAATTTAAAAAGCCATATTTCTCCAAATAAAGAAGAAGCCATCCTGGAGGAAACTATAAGAGGAGAAAAAGCCGCGGTAGAAGAGTATAATGAGGTAATGAAAGATGTTGATATGCCGCCTTCTACACAAAATGTTCTAATGAAACAGCGTAATGCCATAACCGCAGCATTAAATAAAGTACAATCATTGGAGTTAAGAGCTTCCAATAAATAA
- the tnpA gene encoding IS200/IS605 family transposase, translating into MANTYTQVHIQVIFAVQNRQGLIQNSWKVELYKYITAIIQNHNHKVLQINGMPDHIHILIGMRPTQSLSDLMKQVKQNSSKWINNKGIINGKFSWQSGYGAFSYSKTDLPRVMRYIQNQEEHHKTKTFLDEYVALLQTHEVDYDEQYIFKPIE; encoded by the coding sequence ATGGCAAACACCTATACACAAGTTCACATCCAGGTTATATTTGCAGTACAAAACAGACAAGGTTTAATTCAAAATTCCTGGAAGGTTGAATTATATAAATACATTACCGCAATAATCCAAAATCACAACCATAAAGTCTTGCAAATAAATGGAATGCCAGATCATATCCATATTTTAATAGGTATGCGACCTACCCAATCGCTATCTGATTTGATGAAACAAGTAAAACAAAATTCCTCAAAATGGATAAATAATAAAGGAATTATAAACGGTAAATTTTCCTGGCAATCTGGATATGGTGCTTTTTCTTATTCTAAAACTGATTTACCCCGCGTTATGAGGTATATTCAAAATCAGGAAGAACATCATAAAACCAAAACGTTTCTGGATGAATATGTTGCACTTTTGCAAACACACGAGGTAGATTATGATGAGCAATATATATTTAAACCAATTGAATAA
- the rimM gene encoding ribosome maturation factor RimM (Essential for efficient processing of 16S rRNA), whose amino-acid sequence MTKEECFYLGTIVSKFSFKGEVLIKLDTDEPEAYTNMESVFVDYNDNLVPYFILKSSLHKSDLLRVKFEDMDTEDDADELMRCDIYLPLSELPELEDDKFYFHEVIGYTADDINYGKIGVIKSINDNRAQPLFEIEHYGKEILIPVNDDFISKVDKKNKTIYFDTPEGLIDIYL is encoded by the coding sequence ATGACTAAAGAGGAATGTTTCTATTTGGGTACTATCGTTAGTAAATTCAGTTTTAAGGGAGAGGTCTTGATTAAACTCGATACCGATGAACCCGAAGCTTACACAAATATGGAATCGGTTTTCGTTGACTACAACGACAATCTGGTTCCATATTTTATTTTAAAAAGTTCCCTTCATAAAAGCGACCTGCTACGGGTTAAATTTGAAGATATGGATACCGAGGATGATGCCGATGAACTTATGCGTTGCGACATCTACCTGCCACTCTCTGAACTTCCTGAACTGGAAGACGATAAATTCTACTTCCACGAGGTTATTGGATATACTGCTGATGATATCAACTACGGAAAGATTGGCGTAATTAAAAGCATTAACGACAACCGGGCACAACCCTTATTTGAAATTGAGCACTACGGAAAAGAGATCCTTATTCCGGTAAATGATGATTTCATCTCCAAAGTTGACAAAAAGAACAAGACCATTTATTTTGATACTCCGGAAGGCTTGATTGATATTTACTTGTAA
- a CDS encoding NAD(P)/FAD-dependent oxidoreductase, protein MIKTDILIIGAGPTGLFAVFEAGLLKLKCHLIDALPQPGGQCSEIYPKKPIYDIPGFPEVLAGDLVTNLMEQIKPFDPGFTLGDRAETLEKQDDGSFIVTTSRGVKHYAPVVVIAGGLGSFEPRKPPIPVISNYEDKGVAYIIRDPEVYRDKTVVIAGGGDSALDWSIFLSGVAREVSLVHRRNDFRGALDSVEKVEELSKIGKINLITGAEVVDLKGEDHLEAVVIRHSGEASHEEVKTVDHFIPLFGLSPKLGPIGDWGLEIEKNAIKVDNSYDYQTNIPGVYAIGDVNTYPGKLKLILCGFHEAAIMCQSAYQRIFPEKRYVMKYTTVSGIDGFDGSRKEAKREVVKSIN, encoded by the coding sequence ATGATCAAAACAGATATTTTAATAATCGGCGCGGGACCTACAGGTTTATTCGCCGTTTTTGAAGCCGGTTTGTTAAAACTAAAATGCCACTTGATAGATGCTCTGCCACAACCCGGAGGCCAGTGTTCTGAGATCTATCCTAAAAAACCTATATATGATATTCCGGGTTTTCCTGAAGTTCTGGCAGGAGATCTTGTAACTAATCTCATGGAGCAAATAAAGCCCTTTGACCCCGGTTTCACACTTGGAGATAGAGCCGAAACTCTTGAGAAGCAGGATGACGGTAGTTTTATTGTAACTACCTCAAGAGGGGTTAAACATTATGCACCTGTCGTGGTAATTGCCGGCGGCCTGGGAAGTTTTGAACCAAGAAAACCACCTATACCCGTAATTTCCAATTATGAGGATAAGGGTGTGGCTTATATAATTCGTGACCCGGAAGTTTATCGTGATAAAACAGTAGTCATAGCGGGTGGGGGAGATTCTGCCCTGGATTGGTCTATTTTCCTTTCAGGAGTAGCCAGGGAAGTTTCACTGGTGCACCGCAGGAACGATTTCCGGGGTGCTTTGGATTCCGTAGAAAAAGTAGAAGAACTATCTAAAATAGGAAAGATCAATCTTATTACCGGGGCAGAAGTAGTAGATCTTAAAGGTGAAGATCACCTGGAGGCCGTTGTTATAAGACATAGTGGTGAAGCTTCTCATGAAGAGGTTAAGACTGTAGATCATTTTATTCCGCTTTTTGGTCTTTCTCCAAAACTTGGACCTATTGGTGACTGGGGTCTGGAAATTGAAAAAAACGCCATTAAGGTTGATAATTCCTATGATTATCAAACCAATATCCCGGGGGTTTATGCTATTGGAGATGTAAACACCTATCCAGGTAAGTTAAAGTTGATATTATGTGGTTTCCACGAAGCGGCCATAATGTGTCAGAGTGCCTATCAACGCATATTTCCCGAAAAGAGGTATGTAATGAAATATACCACCGTAAGCGGAATTGACGGTTTTGACGGGTCCAGGAAGGAAGCCAAAAGAGAAGTTGTAAAAAGCATTAATTAA
- a CDS encoding tRNA1(Val) (adenine(37)-N6)-methyltransferase, protein MSGQAFKFKQFTIEQDRCAMKIGTDGILLGAWVELHNPYSILDIGAGTGVIGLMLAQRSDAGLIDAIEIDDDAYEQCVDNFENSPWGDRLFCYHASLDEYAEEMQDEEKYDLIISNPPFYAENYKTENESRNLARFSDSLPFGDLLEYATSLLSDQGALAVIIPFTEEVNFLKIAKSYNLFPSRITRVRGTQDSPIKRSLLQLSFSEKDISEDELIIEITRHEYTLEYIELVKDFYQKM, encoded by the coding sequence ATCTCCGGCCAGGCATTTAAATTCAAACAATTCACAATAGAACAGGATCGCTGTGCGATGAAGATAGGCACAGACGGGATTTTGCTTGGCGCATGGGTGGAACTGCACAATCCTTATTCTATTTTAGACATTGGCGCCGGAACAGGGGTTATTGGCCTTATGTTAGCGCAGCGCAGTGATGCAGGGCTTATAGACGCTATTGAAATAGATGATGATGCGTATGAACAATGCGTAGATAATTTTGAAAATTCGCCCTGGGGAGACCGGTTGTTTTGTTATCATGCATCGCTCGATGAGTATGCTGAAGAAATGCAGGACGAAGAAAAATATGATCTCATAATTTCCAATCCGCCGTTTTATGCTGAAAATTATAAGACCGAAAACGAATCGAGGAATTTAGCACGGTTCTCAGATTCTCTTCCCTTTGGAGACCTGCTGGAATATGCGACTTCCCTCCTTTCAGATCAAGGAGCGCTGGCGGTGATCATTCCTTTTACGGAAGAAGTGAACTTTCTGAAAATAGCCAAAAGCTACAATTTATTCCCGAGCAGGATCACCAGAGTGCGCGGCACCCAGGATTCTCCCATTAAAAGAAGTTTACTGCAATTGTCATTTTCAGAAAAAGATATAAGTGAAGATGAACTTATCATCGAAATTACCCGCCATGAATACACGCTTGAATATATAGAGCTGGTTAAGGATTTTTATCAAAAGATGTAG
- a CDS encoding metallophosphoesterase family protein has protein sequence MPSAKRFTKAYNNARRISFNDSSKFIIFSDCHRGNNSFADDFAKNKNSYFHALRHYYKHGFTYCELGDGDELWENLTFESIFEAHKNVYQLLKLFYSEGRLHRILGNHDMVYANQDYVEKHLYSYIDTATEEEKPLFPGITFPEALVLTHEETKQELFMVHGHQADGLSYYLWKVDRFMVRVLWRQLQIFGIGDPTSPARNNIELNKVERRTKKWIISNNNRFTITGHTHRPRFPSPGQIPYFNDGSCVHPRAITGLEIENGEISLVKWEIATTEEGYLKAIRVILAGPQKLISYQ, from the coding sequence ATGCCTTCAGCAAAAAGATTTACCAAAGCGTATAACAATGCCAGGCGTATATCTTTTAACGATAGCTCCAAATTTATAATATTCAGTGACTGCCATAGGGGTAATAATAGCTTCGCCGATGATTTTGCGAAAAATAAGAACAGCTATTTTCATGCCCTAAGGCATTATTACAAACACGGTTTTACTTACTGTGAATTAGGTGATGGAGATGAATTATGGGAAAACCTCACTTTTGAATCTATTTTTGAAGCGCATAAAAATGTGTACCAGCTTCTAAAATTATTTTATTCTGAAGGGAGACTTCACCGCATCCTGGGTAATCACGATATGGTATATGCCAATCAGGATTACGTTGAAAAACATCTGTATTCCTATATAGATACGGCAACGGAAGAAGAAAAGCCCCTCTTCCCGGGAATCACCTTTCCTGAAGCCCTGGTATTGACGCATGAGGAAACAAAGCAGGAATTATTTATGGTACACGGTCACCAGGCCGATGGATTATCCTATTATTTGTGGAAAGTTGATAGGTTTATGGTGAGGGTTTTATGGCGGCAGCTTCAAATATTCGGCATTGGGGACCCAACAAGTCCCGCAAGGAATAATATAGAATTAAACAAAGTAGAGAGGCGTACGAAAAAGTGGATAATTTCTAACAATAACCGCTTTACCATAACCGGTCATACACATAGGCCAAGATTCCCAAGTCCCGGCCAAATACCTTACTTTAACGACGGTAGTTGTGTTCACCCCCGCGCTATAACCGGTCTTGAAATAGAAAACGGGGAAATTTCGCTGGTCAAATGGGAAATTGCAACTACAGAAGAAGGGTATCTAAAAGCCATAAGGGTAATTTTGGCTGGACCTCAAAAACTAATATCCTACCAATAA
- a CDS encoding acyl-CoA dehydrogenase family protein: MKPDLFQAPDYYNLDDLLTDEHKMVRDAAREWVKRDVSPIIEEAAQDAKFPKSIINGLAEIGAFGPYIPEEYGGAGLDQISYGLIMQEIERGDSGVRSTASVQSSLVMYPIYKYGNEEQRKKYLPKLASGEWMGCFGLTEPDHGSNPGGMTTNFKDKGDHYLLNGAKLWISNSPFADVAVVWAKDENDRIHGLVVERGMEGFSTPETHNKWSLRASATGELIFDNVKVPKENLLPNKSGLGAPLGCLDSARFGIAWGTIGAAMDCYDTALRYAKERMQFGKPIAGFQLQQKKLAEMITEITKAQLLAWRLGVLRNEGKATSAQISMAKRNNVAMALNVAREARQILGAMGITGEYSIMRHMMNLESVITYEGTHDIHLLITGMDITGISAFK; the protein is encoded by the coding sequence ATGAAACCAGATCTATTTCAGGCCCCCGATTATTATAACCTTGACGACCTGCTTACTGACGAACATAAAATGGTGCGTGATGCTGCCCGCGAATGGGTAAAGCGCGATGTTTCCCCAATTATTGAAGAGGCAGCACAGGATGCGAAATTTCCAAAATCAATCATAAATGGTCTTGCTGAAATTGGGGCTTTTGGCCCTTATATCCCTGAGGAATATGGCGGCGCGGGACTGGACCAGATTTCTTATGGGCTCATTATGCAGGAAATTGAACGGGGCGACAGCGGGGTGCGCTCCACAGCTTCTGTACAATCTTCCCTGGTGATGTATCCTATCTATAAATACGGAAACGAGGAACAACGCAAAAAATACCTTCCAAAACTCGCCAGCGGGGAATGGATGGGCTGTTTTGGGCTTACAGAGCCAGATCACGGTTCCAATCCCGGCGGAATGACCACCAATTTTAAAGATAAAGGAGATCATTATTTACTCAACGGAGCAAAGCTCTGGATCTCCAATTCCCCTTTTGCCGATGTAGCAGTGGTTTGGGCCAAAGATGAAAATGACAGGATCCACGGCCTGGTAGTAGAACGTGGTATGGAAGGGTTTTCTACCCCCGAAACCCACAATAAATGGTCTTTACGTGCCAGTGCAACCGGAGAGTTGATCTTTGACAACGTAAAAGTTCCTAAAGAGAATTTGCTTCCCAATAAAAGCGGACTTGGAGCTCCCCTGGGGTGCCTTGATTCTGCCCGCTTCGGGATAGCCTGGGGAACCATAGGTGCAGCAATGGATTGTTATGATACTGCATTACGATATGCAAAAGAAAGAATGCAATTTGGAAAACCTATTGCCGGGTTCCAGCTGCAGCAGAAAAAACTTGCTGAAATGATCACAGAGATCACCAAAGCCCAGCTTCTCGCCTGGCGCCTTGGAGTGCTACGTAACGAAGGGAAAGCAACTTCAGCCCAGATATCTATGGCCAAGCGAAACAATGTAGCCATGGCTCTAAACGTGGCCAGGGAAGCCCGCCAGATATTAGGAGCAATGGGTATTACCGGTGAATACAGCATCATGCGCCATATGATGAATCTGGAGAGCGTAATTACATATGAAGGGACACACGATATCCATTTATTGATCACAGGAATGGATATTACCGGAATTTCCGCTTTTAAATAG
- a CDS encoding NifU family protein — protein MTSEEIRLNVERALTEIRPFLQRDGGDISLVSIEDDRLVKVQLLGACVGCHVNTMTLKSGVEMTIKRYVPQIEEVVNVEKGK, from the coding sequence ATGACATCTGAAGAAATTAGGTTAAATGTGGAAAGGGCCCTAACAGAGATACGTCCTTTTTTACAAAGAGATGGGGGAGATATTTCCCTGGTCTCTATTGAAGATGACCGTTTGGTAAAGGTTCAGCTACTGGGTGCCTGTGTGGGCTGCCATGTGAATACCATGACCCTGAAATCTGGTGTTGAAATGACCATTAAGAGATATGTACCACAAATTGAAGAGGTGGTAAATGTTGAAAAGGGAAAATAG
- a CDS encoding 30S ribosomal protein S16, whose protein sequence is MPVKIRLQRHGKKGKPFYWIIAADSRSPRDGRYLEKIGVYNPNTNPATIELDVDGAVKWLQNGAQPTDTARAILSYKGVLLKNHLTGGVKKGALTEEQAEEKFQAWVNEKEDKVSAKKDGLSKEQEAAKKKALEAEKEANTKRETAANEAAEAAAKAEKGEAEEEVVNEGAETAEEAAAEEKKEA, encoded by the coding sequence ATGCCTGTAAAAATTAGATTACAAAGACACGGTAAAAAAGGAAAACCTTTTTACTGGATCATCGCTGCCGATTCCCGTTCACCACGTGACGGAAGATACCTTGAAAAAATAGGTGTTTACAATCCTAACACCAATCCTGCAACTATCGAGCTTGATGTTGACGGTGCGGTAAAATGGTTACAAAACGGAGCGCAGCCAACTGATACTGCCCGTGCCATTCTATCTTACAAAGGCGTCCTTCTTAAAAATCACCTTACCGGTGGTGTGAAAAAAGGAGCTCTTACTGAAGAACAAGCCGAAGAGAAATTCCAGGCCTGGGTGAATGAAAAAGAAGACAAAGTATCTGCTAAAAAAGATGGTTTGAGCAAAGAGCAGGAAGCTGCCAAGAAAAAAGCTCTTGAAGCCGAAAAAGAAGCAAATACAAAACGTGAAACTGCCGCTAATGAAGCTGCCGAAGCTGCTGCTAAAGCAGAAAAAGGTGAAGCTGAAGAAGAAGTTGTGAACGAAGGTGCAGAAACTGCTGAAGAGGCTGCTGCAGAAGAGAAAAAAGAAGCTTAA